In the genome of Rhodoferax sp. BAB1, one region contains:
- the yajC gene encoding preprotein translocase subunit YajC, whose product MFISSAFAQTAPAAAAGGDLSSSLMSMLPIVLMFVVLYFIMIRPQMKKQKEHRAMVEALAKGDEVVTAGGMLGRVNSLNENFIGVEIASGVEVQLQRQAVVQVLPKGTMK is encoded by the coding sequence GTGTTTATTTCTTCCGCTTTTGCCCAAACCGCCCCCGCTGCTGCTGCCGGCGGTGACCTGTCCTCGTCCCTGATGAGCATGCTGCCCATCGTGCTGATGTTCGTGGTGCTGTACTTCATCATGATCCGTCCGCAGATGAAGAAGCAGAAGGAACACCGTGCCATGGTCGAGGCCCTGGCCAAGGGTGACGAGGTGGTGACGGCTGGCGGTATGCTGGGCCGTGTCAATTCCCTGAACGAGAATTTCATCGGCGTGGAAATTGCTTCTGGTGTCGAGGTGCAACTGCAACGCCAGGCCGTGGTGCAGGTGCTGCCCAAGGGCACGATGAAATAA
- the secD gene encoding protein translocase subunit SecD, translated as MNRYPVWKYAIIVIALLVGAIYTAPNFFGEAPAVQVSAAKAILKVDPATQSRVEAALQEAGIRPDAISLEAGSLRVRLDSTDTQLKAKDAIQRALVRDAADPDYIVALNLLPRTPGWLTSLHAAPMYLGLDLRGGVHFMLQVDMQAALSKKAESLAGDLRTVLREKNVRHGGISRNGQAIELRLRDAATLEAAQRVLLDQFADLQTTQTQEGSDFKLSATIKPQAARLVQEQALKQNITTLHNRINELGVAEPVIQQQGLDRIVVQLPGVQDTAKAKDILGRTATLEVRMVDESVEGRSAEAGSGPVPFGTERYPDRNGQVVIVKKQVVLTGDNLTDAQPGFDSQTQEPTVNLSLDAKGSRIFKDVTRENVGKRMAIILFEKGKGEVVTAPVIRSEIGGGRVQISGRMTSMEAADTALLLRAGALAAPMEIIEERTIGPSLGAENIDKGFASVTWGFLAVAAFMCVYYMLFGVISSVALGINLLLLVAILSMLQATLTLPGMAAMALVLGMAIDANVLINERVREELRNGASPQAAIQTGYDRAWATILDSNVTTLIAGLALLAFGSGPVRGFAVVHCLGILTSMFSAVFFSRGLVNLWYGSRKKLKTVSIGTIWRPDGQASVKVD; from the coding sequence ATGAACCGTTATCCGGTATGGAAGTACGCGATCATCGTGATCGCGCTGCTGGTGGGGGCGATCTACACCGCCCCGAATTTCTTTGGTGAAGCGCCCGCCGTCCAGGTCTCGGCGGCCAAGGCCATCCTCAAGGTGGATCCCGCCACGCAGTCGCGCGTGGAGGCGGCGCTGCAGGAGGCCGGGATCCGGCCCGATGCCATCAGCCTGGAGGCCGGGTCCCTGCGCGTGCGCCTGGACTCCACCGACACCCAGCTCAAGGCCAAGGACGCCATCCAGCGCGCCCTGGTCAGGGATGCGGCCGATCCGGACTACATCGTGGCGCTCAACCTGCTGCCGCGCACGCCGGGCTGGCTGACCTCCCTGCATGCAGCGCCCATGTACCTGGGCCTGGACCTGCGTGGTGGTGTGCACTTCATGCTGCAGGTCGACATGCAGGCGGCCCTGAGCAAGAAAGCCGAATCGCTGGCGGGTGACCTGCGCACCGTCTTGCGTGAGAAGAATGTGCGCCACGGCGGCATCAGCCGCAACGGCCAGGCCATCGAGTTGCGCCTGCGCGACGCGGCCACGCTGGAAGCTGCCCAGCGCGTGCTGCTGGACCAGTTCGCCGATCTGCAGACCACGCAGACGCAGGAAGGCAGCGATTTCAAGCTGAGCGCCACCATCAAGCCCCAGGCCGCGCGCCTGGTGCAGGAGCAGGCGCTCAAGCAAAACATCACCACCCTGCACAACCGCATCAACGAACTCGGCGTGGCCGAGCCGGTGATCCAGCAGCAGGGCCTGGACCGCATCGTGGTGCAGCTGCCTGGCGTGCAGGACACGGCCAAGGCCAAGGACATCCTGGGCCGCACGGCCACGCTGGAAGTGCGCATGGTGGACGAAAGCGTCGAAGGCCGCTCCGCCGAGGCCGGCTCCGGCCCGGTGCCTTTTGGCACCGAGCGTTATCCGGACCGCAACGGCCAGGTGGTGATCGTCAAGAAGCAGGTGGTGCTGACCGGCGACAACCTGACCGACGCCCAGCCCGGCTTCGACAGCCAGACCCAGGAGCCCACTGTCAACCTCTCGCTGGACGCCAAGGGTTCCCGTATCTTCAAGGACGTGACGCGCGAGAACGTCGGCAAGCGCATGGCCATCATCCTGTTCGAAAAGGGCAAGGGCGAGGTGGTGACGGCGCCGGTGATCCGCAGCGAAATCGGCGGTGGCCGTGTGCAGATTTCCGGCCGCATGACGTCCATGGAGGCGGCCGACACGGCGCTGCTGCTGCGCGCCGGTGCCCTGGCCGCACCCATGGAGATCATCGAGGAGCGCACCATCGGCCCCAGCCTGGGGGCAGAGAACATCGACAAGGGTTTTGCCAGCGTGACCTGGGGCTTCCTGGCGGTGGCGGCCTTCATGTGTGTCTATTACATGCTGTTTGGCGTGATCTCCAGCGTGGCGCTGGGCATCAACCTGCTGCTGCTGGTGGCCATCCTGTCCATGCTGCAGGCCACGCTGACCTTGCCAGGCATGGCGGCCATGGCCCTGGTGCTGGGCATGGCCATCGATGCCAATGTGCTGATCAACGAACGGGTGCGGGAGGAATTGCGCAACGGGGCCTCGCCGCAGGCGGCCATCCAGACCGGCTACGACCGTGCCTGGGCCACCATCCTGGATTCCAACGTCACCACCCTGATCGCCGGCCTGGCCCTGCTGGCCTTCGGTTCGGGCCCGGTGCGCGGTTTTGCCGTGGTGCACTGCCTGGGCATCCTGACCAGCATGTTCTCGGCGGTTTTCTTCTCGCGTGGACTGGTGAATTTGTGGTACGGTAGCCGTAAAAAGCTCAAGACCGTCTCGATCGGGACGATCTGGCGCCCCGACGGGCAGGCGTCGGTCAAAGTGGATTGA
- the secF gene encoding protein translocase subunit SecF, which produces MEFFKIRRDIPFMRHALVLNIVSVITFLAAVFFLFSRGLHLSVEFTGGTLIEVSYSQPADLEAVRGGIAKLGYSDVQVQNFGTARDVLIRMPAAKGVSSGQQSEQVMTTLKSLDSSATLRRSEFVGPQVGDELAVDGLMALAFVVGGIMIYLALRFEWKFAVAAIIANLHDVIIILGFFAFFQWEFSLPVLAAVLAVLGYSVNESVVIFDRIRENFRRLRKLDTEAIIDNAITSTISRTIITHGSTQLMVLSMLLFGGPTLHYFALALTIGILFGIYSSVFVAAAIAMWLGVKREDLIKGGAPRRGETDPDDPNAGAVV; this is translated from the coding sequence ATGGAGTTTTTTAAGATCCGGCGCGACATTCCGTTCATGCGGCATGCGCTGGTGCTCAACATCGTTTCGGTCATCACCTTCCTGGCGGCCGTTTTCTTCCTCTTTTCGCGCGGCCTGCACCTGTCGGTGGAGTTCACCGGCGGCACGCTGATCGAAGTGAGTTATTCGCAGCCGGCCGATCTGGAAGCGGTGCGTGGCGGCATCGCCAAGCTGGGTTACAGCGACGTGCAGGTGCAGAACTTCGGCACCGCACGTGACGTGCTGATCCGCATGCCGGCGGCCAAGGGCGTGAGCTCGGGCCAGCAAAGCGAACAGGTCATGACCACGCTCAAGTCGCTGGACAGCAGCGCCACCCTGCGCCGCAGCGAGTTCGTCGGCCCGCAAGTCGGTGACGAGCTCGCCGTGGACGGGCTGATGGCGCTGGCTTTCGTCGTGGGCGGCATCATGATCTATCTGGCGCTGCGTTTCGAGTGGAAATTTGCGGTGGCGGCCATCATCGCCAACCTGCACGACGTCATCATCATCCTGGGCTTCTTCGCCTTCTTCCAGTGGGAGTTCTCGCTGCCGGTGCTGGCGGCCGTGCTGGCCGTGCTGGGTTATTCGGTCAACGAGTCGGTGGTGATCTTCGACCGCATCCGCGAGAATTTCCGCCGCCTGCGCAAGCTGGACACGGAGGCGATCATCGACAACGCCATCACCTCCACCATCAGCCGCACCATCATCACGCACGGCAGCACCCAGTTGATGGTGCTGTCCATGCTGCTGTTCGGCGGCCCGACGCTGCACTACTTCGCCCTGGCCCTGACCATCGGCATCCTGTTCGGCATCTATTCCTCGGTCTTCGTGGCCGCGGCCATCGCCATGTGGCTGGGTGTCAAGCGCGAAGACCTGATCAAGGGCGGCGCCCCCAGGCGCGGCGAGACGGATCCCGACGACCCGAACGCGGGCGCTGTCGTCTAA
- a CDS encoding DUF1631 family protein codes for MATQLSYMQRMQLAEKVRQRFLGDAEKILFELGGVVQDRLTTLLNEKGTTRDMQNRRDAWMLFQKQRGPWIDGTMKVWQESLKSPATKKSEKKDDLSLEGDGGLSLVGTDAVENKILASRLVLAVVEKMGSDLDDLRVRVKTLENRDDLEGHDILRPEVLILLMIEQWTTCGMPRESWPMVNDVVQKNLIEKLKAAYANGNEFLIQQGVMPTIDLKDRVKRAAVGRRPPSAGGGGPDSVLPDSQFQADAGGADAGWGGSTGAYGPASGYPGQPVSAPTPLGGMPMARAPGPPGPPGPAGHPGQPGHAGMSGPAPAAYPGQPTPGRMGGGMPAAGAPQAGYPGQPAAMPQGPAGAGPAGRSAGNLFGGRLGWDDAGGPVTPGRLAPVPPPGAGGAASAPSALGQTPAQMQQALAAQGTPSNFGGAHEETRLMTQTTPLARTRSRAQGMFGQLKRLLVGQGGGDFTATSAHPPSPALAAAMAERPQYGGGAGGGGTGTVYEDYSPAGVVKVAEKLREKTDELKKKAETKSEKAIIEMVALMFQAILAEERIPTTIRVWFARLQMPVLRVALSDPDFFGSINHPARQLIDRMGSCVMGFEASSITGGALEAEIKRIVQVIEQYPETGKRVFQIVYDEFQKFLAKFLTGKEKTQKVVSVAQQVEQKETLAIQYTIELRNMLKDIPVRDEIRTFLFKVWAEVLAVSAVRKGPKDSETVALKKAAADLVWSASAKPNRNDRARVIQDLPQLLQRLRSGMNLLGMSPTDQDAHIKIVSDTMADAFMSKTQAIPQAQIDAMTQRLANLEDFVSEDGLGDLPLDAESIEMMLGIDASTIDVVTNGGSKPTPAMVAWAQELQLGSWFTLDHNGKVNQVQFVWRSDRKHLNLFASSDGHSYLIQAGRLAAYLQAGLLLPQEEETLTVRATREALTRLEANPERLVT; via the coding sequence ATGGCGACCCAGCTCTCCTATATGCAGCGCATGCAGCTGGCGGAGAAGGTGCGCCAGCGTTTCCTCGGTGATGCGGAGAAGATCCTGTTTGAACTGGGGGGGGTGGTCCAGGACCGCCTGACCACGCTGCTCAACGAAAAGGGCACGACCCGGGACATGCAGAACCGGCGTGATGCCTGGATGCTGTTCCAGAAGCAGCGCGGGCCCTGGATCGACGGCACCATGAAGGTCTGGCAGGAGTCGCTCAAGTCGCCGGCCACCAAAAAATCCGAGAAGAAGGACGATCTCTCGCTCGAGGGGGATGGCGGCCTGTCCCTGGTGGGCACCGATGCGGTCGAGAACAAGATCCTGGCTTCCCGTCTGGTGCTGGCCGTGGTGGAAAAGATGGGCAGCGATCTCGATGATTTGCGCGTGCGCGTCAAGACGCTGGAAAACCGCGACGATCTCGAGGGGCACGACATACTGCGGCCCGAGGTCCTGATCCTGCTGATGATCGAGCAGTGGACGACCTGCGGCATGCCGCGCGAGTCCTGGCCCATGGTCAACGATGTGGTGCAGAAGAACCTCATCGAAAAGCTGAAGGCGGCCTATGCCAACGGCAATGAATTCCTGATCCAGCAGGGCGTGATGCCCACCATCGACCTCAAGGACCGCGTCAAGCGCGCGGCCGTGGGGCGCCGCCCGCCATCGGCCGGCGGTGGGGGTCCCGATTCTGTTTTGCCCGATTCTCAGTTCCAGGCGGATGCCGGCGGGGCAGACGCGGGCTGGGGTGGATCGACCGGGGCGTATGGACCGGCCTCCGGCTATCCCGGTCAGCCGGTGTCGGCGCCGACCCCTCTGGGCGGCATGCCGATGGCGCGCGCCCCTGGGCCGCCGGGGCCGCCGGGGCCTGCAGGCCACCCCGGTCAGCCGGGGCACGCAGGCATGTCCGGCCCAGCACCAGCGGCCTATCCTGGCCAGCCGACGCCCGGTCGCATGGGAGGCGGCATGCCCGCCGCCGGTGCTCCCCAGGCAGGGTATCCCGGTCAGCCGGCAGCGATGCCACAGGGGCCGGCGGGTGCTGGGCCTGCCGGGCGCAGTGCGGGCAATCTTTTTGGCGGCCGCCTGGGCTGGGACGATGCCGGCGGCCCCGTCACACCGGGACGGCTCGCGCCGGTCCCGCCCCCCGGTGCGGGGGGGGCGGCTTCGGCGCCTTCCGCGCTGGGACAGACGCCGGCCCAGATGCAGCAGGCCCTGGCCGCGCAGGGAACCCCATCCAATTTCGGCGGCGCGCATGAAGAGACGCGCCTGATGACGCAGACCACGCCGCTGGCGCGCACGCGCAGTCGCGCCCAGGGCATGTTCGGCCAGCTCAAGCGCTTGCTGGTGGGTCAGGGCGGCGGCGACTTCACGGCGACCTCGGCGCACCCGCCCTCACCGGCGCTGGCGGCGGCCATGGCCGAGCGGCCCCAGTATGGCGGTGGGGCCGGTGGTGGTGGAACGGGCACTGTCTACGAGGACTACAGCCCGGCGGGTGTGGTCAAGGTAGCCGAGAAGCTGCGCGAGAAGACCGACGAGCTCAAGAAAAAGGCCGAGACCAAGAGCGAGAAGGCCATCATCGAGATGGTGGCCCTGATGTTCCAGGCCATCCTGGCCGAAGAGCGCATTCCCACGACGATCCGCGTCTGGTTTGCCCGGCTGCAGATGCCGGTGCTGCGTGTGGCGCTGTCCGATCCGGATTTCTTTGGCTCCATCAACCATCCGGCGCGCCAGCTGATTGACCGCATGGGTTCCTGCGTCATGGGTTTCGAGGCGAGCAGCATCACGGGCGGCGCGCTGGAGGCCGAGATCAAGCGCATCGTGCAGGTCATCGAGCAGTATCCGGAAACCGGCAAGCGTGTCTTCCAGATCGTCTACGACGAATTCCAGAAATTCCTGGCCAAGTTCCTGACCGGCAAGGAAAAAACGCAGAAGGTGGTGAGCGTCGCGCAACAGGTCGAGCAGAAGGAAACACTGGCGATCCAGTACACCATCGAGCTGCGCAATATGCTCAAGGACATCCCGGTGCGTGACGAGATCCGCACCTTCCTGTTCAAGGTCTGGGCCGAGGTGCTGGCGGTGTCGGCCGTTCGCAAGGGTCCGAAGGACAGCGAGACCGTGGCCCTGAAGAAGGCCGCCGCCGATCTGGTCTGGTCAGCCAGTGCCAAACCCAACCGCAATGACCGCGCGCGTGTCATCCAGGACCTGCCGCAGCTGTTGCAGCGCCTGCGCTCGGGCATGAACCTGCTGGGCATGTCGCCGACCGACCAGGACGCCCACATCAAGATCGTCAGCGACACCATGGCCGATGCCTTCATGTCCAAGACCCAGGCCATCCCGCAGGCGCAGATCGATGCCATGACGCAGCGCCTGGCCAACCTGGAAGACTTCGTGAGCGAGGACGGGCTGGGCGATCTGCCGCTGGACGCCGAGAGCATCGAGATGATGCTGGGCATCGATGCGTCCACCATTGACGTGGTGACCAATGGCGGCTCCAAGCCCACGCCGGCCATGGTGGCCTGGGCGCAGGAACTGCAGCTGGGCTCCTGGTTCACGCTGGATCACAACGGCAAGGTCAACCAGGTGCAGTTCGTCTGGCGCAGTGACCGCAAGCACCTGAACCTGTTTGCTTCCAGCGATGGCCACAGCTACCTGATCCAGGCCGGCCGGCTGGCCGCCTATCTGCAGGCTGGCCTGCTGTTGCCGCAGGAAGAGGAAACACTGACCGTGCGCGCCACGCGCGAGGCGCTGACCCGGCTGGAAGCCAATCCGGAGCGGCTGGTCACCTGA
- a CDS encoding DUF494 family protein codes for MFEVLVYVYENYWRGDACPELPQLERKLNAIGFDADEIRDALLWLDGLNLAAQSTLWLDAAPASPPETTLPSFPATDSMRVYSVAEQNHLGAECLGFISFLESAGVLPPPMREVILDRAMAVPGEPMALDDLKIIILMVYWSFGEEPDTLVLDELYDDSAERIAH; via the coding sequence ATGTTTGAAGTGCTTGTGTACGTGTACGAAAACTACTGGCGCGGTGATGCCTGTCCCGAACTGCCCCAGCTCGAACGCAAGCTCAATGCCATCGGCTTCGACGCCGACGAGATCCGCGATGCGCTGCTCTGGCTGGATGGCCTGAACCTGGCCGCCCAGAGCACGCTCTGGCTGGATGCGGCTCCGGCCAGCCCCCCCGAAACCACGCTGCCCAGCTTCCCGGCGACGGACAGCATGCGCGTGTATTCGGTCGCCGAGCAAAACCATCTGGGCGCCGAATGCCTGGGTTTCATCAGTTTTCTTGAATCAGCCGGCGTGCTGCCGCCGCCCATGCGCGAGGTCATCCTCGACCGGGCCATGGCGGTGCCGGGCGAGCCGATGGCCCTGGACGATCTGAAGATCATCATCCTGATGGTGTACTGGAGTTTCGGCGAAGAGCCCGACACGCTGGTGCTCGACGAACTCTACGACGACAGCGCCGAGCGCATCGCGCACTGA
- the dprA gene encoding DNA-processing protein DprA, whose translation MERDELGAWLRLTLTPGLGNESARRLLSAFGLPAAIFEQAPAALQQLLKPAQAQALQREPDGLATLLDSTWTWLQEAPRQRALVPLGDARYPVSLLDIEDPPLLLYLTGRLDLALAPGHSLAIVGSRNPTPQGVLNARHFAQALGQAGLTIVSGLALGVDGAAHEGALAAAARAPDRLATVAVVGTGLDRVYPKSHHALAHRISEHGWMVSEYPLGTPPLAANFPRRNRLIAGLSNATLVVEAALQSGSLITARLAAEQGKDVFAIPGSIHATQSRGCHALIRQGAKLVESAQDVLEEWPGSATSVAPVAVDTGEDANPLLQAMGLDPVSLDALLERTGMDISALQAGLMALELAGQVARLPGGLLQRLVRA comes from the coding sequence ATGGAACGCGATGAACTGGGCGCCTGGCTGCGCCTGACACTCACCCCCGGCCTGGGCAACGAAAGCGCGCGCCGGCTCTTGTCCGCCTTCGGCCTGCCAGCCGCCATCTTCGAACAAGCCCCGGCCGCGCTGCAACAGTTGCTCAAACCGGCACAGGCGCAGGCCTTGCAGCGCGAACCCGATGGCCTCGCGACCCTGCTCGACAGCACCTGGACCTGGCTGCAGGAAGCGCCCCGGCAGCGCGCGCTTGTCCCGCTGGGTGATGCACGTTACCCGGTCTCGCTGCTCGACATCGAGGATCCGCCCCTGCTCCTGTATCTGACGGGCCGTCTCGACCTCGCCTTGGCACCCGGACACAGCCTGGCCATCGTCGGCAGCCGCAACCCGACCCCGCAGGGCGTCTTGAACGCCCGGCATTTCGCCCAGGCTCTGGGCCAGGCCGGCCTGACCATCGTTTCCGGGCTGGCCTTGGGTGTCGATGGTGCGGCCCATGAAGGCGCGCTGGCCGCTGCTGCCCGGGCCCCGGATCGCCTGGCGACCGTTGCCGTGGTCGGCACCGGCCTGGACCGGGTCTACCCCAAAAGCCACCACGCGCTGGCGCACCGCATCAGCGAACACGGCTGGATGGTCAGCGAATACCCGCTGGGCACCCCGCCGCTGGCGGCCAACTTCCCACGCCGCAACCGCCTGATCGCCGGCCTGTCGAACGCCACCCTTGTGGTGGAGGCGGCCCTGCAGTCCGGCTCGCTCATCACCGCAAGACTGGCAGCCGAGCAGGGCAAGGATGTTTTTGCCATTCCGGGCTCCATCCACGCCACGCAATCACGCGGCTGCCACGCCCTGATCCGCCAGGGCGCCAAGCTGGTCGAATCGGCACAGGATGTGCTCGAAGAATGGCCCGGCAGCGCCACGTCCGTCGCGCCTGTGGCTGTCGACACCGGCGAGGATGCAAACCCCCTCTTGCAGGCCATGGGGCTGGACCCGGTCAGCCTGGATGCCCTGCTGGAGCGCACGGGTATGGACATCTCAGCCTTGCAGGCCGGCCTGATGGCCCTGGAACTTGCCGGCCAGGTGGCACGCCTGCCCGGTGGCCTGCTGCAGCGCCTGGTACGTGCCTGA